A section of the Candidatus Methylomirabilis limnetica genome encodes:
- a CDS encoding NUDIX domain-containing protein, producing MVKKAHALAEQAWKTLSSRPIYQNRWLSLCEDLVELPDGRTTIYGVVTSGECAGILPFLDSHTVLLVKQYRYVAKRVTWEMPTGGVHEGESIEAAAQRELSEEIGYQAGRLTRISTYHTSKSVMDETAHLFIGEELASLERPPDETEFIEVRAFPFTDALQMVLQGEIVDGMTIIAMLHAARLRGSSVD from the coding sequence ATGGTGAAGAAGGCGCATGCGTTAGCAGAACAGGCGTGGAAGACCCTCTCCAGCCGGCCGATCTACCAGAACAGATGGCTCTCCCTCTGCGAAGATCTCGTCGAACTCCCTGACGGACGGACTACGATCTACGGTGTGGTGACAAGTGGCGAGTGTGCCGGCATTCTGCCCTTCCTCGACAGCCACACGGTCCTGCTAGTGAAGCAGTATCGGTACGTTGCGAAGCGGGTCACATGGGAGATGCCGACAGGTGGGGTCCATGAGGGCGAATCGATCGAGGCTGCGGCCCAGCGAGAGCTGAGTGAAGAGATCGGGTATCAGGCGGGAAGGCTCACCAGGATCAGCACCTATCACACGAGCAAGAGCGTGATGGACGAGACGGCCCACCTCTTCATCGGGGAGGAGTTGGCCAGCCTGGAGCGGCCTCCGGACGAGACGGAGTTCATCGAGGTCCGCGCCTTCCCCTTCACCGATGCCCTCCAGATGGTCCTACAGGGTGAAATCGTCGACGGGATGACGATCATCGCCATGCTCCACGCCGCCCGCCTGAGGGGCTCTAGTGTCGACTGA